A single Cyanobacteriota bacterium DNA region contains:
- a CDS encoding class I SAM-dependent methyltransferase translates to MITLSTQTDQDTLTGIADIQQKIQAQFDSLPYPVVPLDKSPQHDPEFLFIHNLVTPYYLRYRQVMNTEGMVILDAGCGSGYKALALAIANPGAQIVGIDLSAASLELAAQRLRHHGVTNAEFHQITLEQLPSLGMQFDYINCDEVMSILPDVTAGLRAFKSVLKPQGIIRGNLHSARQRRNYYAAQTMFKMMHLMDGNPEELERDIVRETMASLKDTVQLKQTTWHEQRGQDDQFILMNYLYQGDRGYTIRELFAALRAAELEFVSMVDWHKWELLSLFKDPNNLPLFWAMSLPELSPEERLTLFELIQPVNRLIDFWCGHPQPELAPKPVMNWSVEDWQGATIYLHPQLRTEAVRTAMQRSITDRTSFCISDHLHHPAATPITLESGVTALLLLLWENPQPIAALVDHWQRLKPLHPVTLAPITADVAFTQVTQVLARLEMNLYVLIG, encoded by the coding sequence ATGATAACCCTTTCTACCCAGACCGACCAAGACACCTTGACAGGGATTGCAGACATCCAACAAAAAATCCAAGCTCAATTTGATAGTCTGCCCTACCCAGTTGTACCTTTAGACAAGTCTCCTCAGCATGATCCAGAGTTTTTGTTCATTCACAATCTAGTCACCCCTTATTACCTGCGTTATCGCCAGGTGATGAATACCGAAGGCATGGTGATTCTGGATGCTGGGTGTGGTAGTGGCTACAAAGCGCTAGCACTGGCGATCGCCAATCCGGGTGCTCAGATTGTGGGCATCGACCTGTCCGCAGCATCACTAGAATTAGCAGCTCAGCGCCTTCGTCATCACGGTGTCACTAATGCTGAGTTCCACCAAATTACCCTAGAGCAACTACCATCCCTTGGTATGCAATTTGACTACATTAACTGCGATGAAGTTATGTCTATCCTCCCCGATGTCACCGCAGGGTTACGGGCTTTCAAATCCGTCCTCAAACCCCAGGGCATTATTCGGGGCAACCTACACAGTGCCCGCCAGCGTCGCAACTACTATGCCGCCCAGACTATGTTCAAGATGATGCACCTGATGGATGGCAACCCGGAGGAATTGGAGCGAGACATTGTGCGAGAAACCATGGCTTCCCTCAAGGATACAGTGCAGTTGAAACAGACAACTTGGCATGAACAGCGCGGCCAAGATGACCAGTTCATTTTGATGAATTATCTTTACCAAGGCGATCGCGGCTATACCATTCGGGAACTGTTTGCTGCCCTGCGTGCGGCTGAGCTAGAGTTTGTCAGCATGGTGGACTGGCACAAATGGGAGTTATTGTCCCTCTTCAAAGATCCCAACAATTTACCGCTATTCTGGGCCATGAGCTTGCCGGAGCTGTCTCCCGAAGAGCGGCTGACATTATTTGAGTTGATTCAGCCCGTGAATCGTTTAATTGACTTCTGGTGCGGACATCCCCAGCCTGAGTTGGCACCTAAGCCTGTCATGAACTGGTCAGTCGAAGATTGGCAAGGCGCGACGATTTATTTGCATCCCCAATTGCGAACAGAGGCCGTGCGCACCGCAATGCAAAGGAGTATTACTGATCGCACCAGTTTCTGCATTAGCGACCATTTACACCATCCAGCGGCCACTCCAATCACCCTAGAGAGTGGGGTAACGGCGCTATTGCTACTACTGTGGGAAAATCCACAGCCGATCGCTGCCCTTGTTGACCATTGGCAACGGCTGAAACCACTGCATCCAGTCACGCTGGCACCCATAACAGCAGACGTAGCTTTTACCCAAGTGACTCAGGTACTGGCGCGACTAGAGATGAATCTTTATGTATTGATTGGTTAG